From a region of the Georgenia yuyongxinii genome:
- a CDS encoding EamA family transporter, whose product MPAPALFMFSGLSQYVGAAIAVGLFTLMPATTVAWWRIAVSAVLLLAWRRPWRRAWTWRHLGSSALFGLVLAGMNLLFYVAIDHLPLGTAVSLEYLGPVAVAAIGGRGWRIRLAIGVALLGVLSISGLGLDWSAPGTAVGVGFALAAGAAWAVYIVLGRRIAAGRSGLDSLAVGMTAGALVYVPVAARTAGEPLADPALLLAVVGVGVLSSLVPYAIEQVALTRLSAATFALLTSLLPATSLLVGLVVLEQVPTTGEVLGLVLISVAVALAAQPSAGPPRRRSAR is encoded by the coding sequence GTGCCGGCTCCCGCGCTGTTCATGTTCTCCGGGCTGAGCCAATACGTGGGGGCCGCGATCGCCGTCGGCCTGTTCACGCTCATGCCCGCCACCACGGTGGCGTGGTGGCGCATCGCCGTCTCGGCGGTGCTGCTGCTGGCCTGGCGGCGCCCGTGGCGCCGGGCCTGGACGTGGCGCCACCTGGGAAGCTCGGCGCTGTTCGGCCTCGTGCTGGCCGGGATGAACCTGCTCTTCTACGTGGCGATCGACCACCTGCCCCTCGGCACCGCCGTCTCCCTGGAGTACCTCGGGCCGGTGGCCGTCGCGGCCATCGGCGGGCGCGGCTGGCGGATCCGGCTCGCGATCGGCGTCGCGCTGCTCGGCGTGCTGTCGATCTCCGGGCTCGGCCTGGACTGGTCGGCTCCCGGCACCGCCGTCGGGGTCGGCTTCGCGCTCGCGGCCGGGGCGGCGTGGGCGGTCTACATCGTCCTGGGCCGGCGGATCGCTGCCGGGCGCAGCGGGCTGGACTCCCTGGCGGTGGGGATGACGGCCGGCGCGCTGGTCTACGTCCCGGTGGCCGCGCGCACGGCCGGCGAGCCCCTGGCCGACCCGGCCCTCCTGCTGGCCGTGGTCGGGGTGGGCGTGCTCTCCTCGCTGGTGCCGTACGCGATCGAGCAGGTCGCCCTCACCCGGCTCTCCGCGGCCACGTTCGCGCTGCTCACCTCGCTGCTGCCGGCGACGTCCCTGCTGGTCGGGCTCGTGGTGCTCGAGCAGGTGCCCACCACCGGAGAGGTGCTCGGGCTGGTGCTGATAAGCGTCGCCGTGGCGTTGGCCGCGCAACCGTCGGCAGGCCCGCCGCGGCGCCGCAGCGCCCGGTGA
- a CDS encoding AEC family transporter encodes MGAVLTGFATLAVIVVLGYLLGRFEVLGKDADLVLSRLTFFAATPALMFLTVAGADVTDIFSAGALVNVVTVAVAALVYVVVARFLLGRRGAELTLGTLSASYVNAGNLGIPILVFAVGDAAAIAPILLLQLLVMVPVSFTVLDLQTGRRGTSLGHVLLTPVRNPLVIGVALGLLFSVTGWRLPDLVLAPIEMVGAMAVPTMLVAFGLSLRGSPLPGTGAGRGPLWLAVGLKTLLAPAVAYVLAWKVMGLSGSDLLGTVVVAALPTAQNVFVYAMRYGRAVPLVRDTVLLSTLVCIPVVVAFAGALT; translated from the coding sequence GTGGGAGCAGTGCTCACGGGCTTCGCCACCCTCGCGGTGATCGTCGTCCTCGGGTACCTGCTCGGTCGCTTCGAGGTGCTCGGCAAGGACGCGGACCTCGTCCTGTCCCGGCTGACGTTCTTCGCCGCCACCCCGGCGCTGATGTTCCTCACCGTCGCAGGCGCCGACGTCACCGACATCTTCTCCGCCGGCGCCCTCGTCAACGTCGTTACCGTGGCGGTCGCCGCGCTGGTGTACGTCGTGGTCGCCCGGTTCCTGCTGGGCCGGCGCGGTGCCGAGCTCACCCTCGGGACACTCAGCGCCAGCTACGTCAACGCGGGCAACCTCGGCATCCCGATCCTCGTATTCGCGGTCGGCGACGCGGCGGCGATCGCGCCCATCCTCCTGCTTCAGCTGCTGGTGATGGTGCCGGTCAGCTTCACCGTCCTCGATCTGCAGACCGGCCGGCGCGGGACCTCCCTCGGACACGTCCTGCTGACCCCGGTGCGCAACCCCCTGGTCATCGGTGTCGCGCTCGGCCTGCTGTTCTCGGTCACCGGCTGGCGGCTCCCCGATCTCGTGCTCGCCCCGATCGAGATGGTCGGTGCGATGGCAGTGCCCACCATGCTGGTCGCGTTCGGGCTGTCCCTGCGTGGGTCGCCGTTGCCCGGCACCGGCGCGGGACGCGGGCCGCTGTGGCTCGCCGTCGGCCTCAAGACCCTCCTCGCGCCGGCGGTCGCCTACGTCCTGGCGTGGAAGGTCATGGGACTGAGCGGCTCGGACCTGCTCGGCACCGTGGTCGTCGCGGCGCTGCCGACGGCGCAGAACGTCTTCGTCTACGCCATGCGGTACGGCCGGGCGGTCCCGCTCGTGCGGGACACGGTGCTGCTCAGCACGCTGGTCTGCATCCCGGTGGTCGTCGCGTTCGCGGGAGCGCTGACGTGA
- a CDS encoding endonuclease/exonuclease/phosphatase family protein, which produces MTALRLLTVNLQHALPAVGSPRVGQPADGVSLTEAAAELRAVDADIVLVQEVDRHQPRSGRVDQAALLARELDLPHHRFAASLAGSATGLARRPRRSSVDGPAYGVALLSRYPVRSWHALRLRGGGVRLRRGADLLGWSLGGWFPQVDAGRVCLAAVVETPGGPTTVAVTHLSVFPDVARRQLARCVRALAVLPGPRVLGGDLNLPPAAVEEVTGWTALAVAPTFTNARPRTQLDHLLGDGVRPAGTGRAHHLTISDHAALSAEVVPVP; this is translated from the coding sequence GTGACGGCCCTGCGGCTGCTCACCGTCAACCTCCAGCACGCCCTGCCCGCGGTCGGCTCACCACGGGTCGGTCAGCCGGCCGACGGCGTCAGCCTCACCGAGGCGGCCGCAGAGCTCCGCGCGGTGGACGCGGACATCGTGCTCGTCCAGGAGGTCGACCGGCACCAGCCACGCTCGGGACGGGTGGACCAGGCGGCGCTGCTGGCCCGCGAGCTGGACCTGCCGCACCACCGGTTCGCCGCCTCGCTGGCCGGCTCCGCCACAGGGCTGGCCCGCCGGCCGCGACGCTCGTCCGTCGACGGGCCCGCCTACGGCGTCGCGCTCCTGAGCCGCTACCCCGTGCGCTCCTGGCACGCGCTGCGGCTGCGTGGCGGCGGCGTCCGGCTGCGCCGCGGCGCGGACCTGCTCGGATGGTCGCTGGGCGGGTGGTTCCCGCAGGTGGACGCAGGCCGGGTGTGCCTGGCCGCCGTCGTGGAGACACCTGGCGGCCCGACAACCGTGGCGGTGACGCACCTGTCGGTGTTTCCCGACGTGGCCCGGCGGCAGCTGGCCCGGTGCGTGCGGGCGCTGGCCGTGCTGCCTGGCCCGCGAGTGCTCGGCGGGGACCTCAATCTCCCGCCCGCCGCGGTCGAGGAGGTCACCGGGTGGACTGCGCTGGCGGTGGCCCCGACCTTCACCAACGCCCGCCCGCGCACCCAGCTCGACCATCTGCTCGGTGATGGCGTGCGCCCCGCCGGCACCGGACGGGCGCACCACCTGACGATCTCGGACCACGCCGCGCTCAGCGCCGAGGTTGTGCCGGTCCCCTGA
- the msrB gene encoding peptide-methionine (R)-S-oxide reductase MsrB, whose protein sequence is MTKISKSEEQWRAELDKFEYHVLREAGTERPFTGKLLGEDRAGVYSCRACGAELFRSATKFEAHCGWPSFYAPKESDAVELIVDRSHGMVRTEVRCAACGSHLGHVFDDAPQTPTGDRFCMNSVSLTFEERPDGAPAP, encoded by the coding sequence ATGACCAAGATCTCCAAGTCCGAGGAGCAGTGGCGCGCCGAGCTCGACAAGTTCGAGTACCACGTGCTGCGCGAGGCCGGCACCGAGCGTCCCTTCACCGGCAAGCTGCTCGGCGAGGACCGTGCCGGCGTGTACAGCTGTCGCGCCTGCGGCGCCGAGCTGTTCCGTTCGGCCACGAAGTTCGAGGCCCACTGCGGCTGGCCCAGCTTCTACGCCCCCAAGGAGAGCGACGCCGTCGAGCTGATCGTGGACCGCTCGCACGGGATGGTGCGCACCGAGGTCCGCTGCGCCGCCTGCGGGTCCCACCTGGGCCACGTCTTCGACGACGCGCCGCAGACGCCCACCGGAGACCGGTTCTGCATGAACTCCGTCTCCCTGACGTTCGAGGAGCGGCCGGACGGCGCGCCGGCACCGTGA
- a CDS encoding mechanosensitive ion channel family protein, with protein sequence MRSAELQETAEIAVEWLSVALWVAGGVIAGLLASYVVTGTMRVVARRRPVAGVLVRRGRRPLQAILVVIGAWTGLVLATPVPRGIVEPTWRTFAQHALLIVLIAAVTWFVAAMVRVVEDAALARIARTGATTRARRVQTQAQVLRRVGVAVIVVVGIAAALLTFEGARTAGASLLASAGLLSVVAGLAAQTTLGNVFAGLQLAFTDAIRVDDIVIVQGQFGYIEEITLTYVVVRLWDDRRMIMPSTEFTTKPFENWTRQAPALLGTVEIETDWRVPVPAMRAELERLLRQTDLWDERVGLLQVDKATGGTLTMRALVSGKDAGTLTDLKYFLRENLVDWLQTVAPYALPRQRFEEQEVVTVTDKRSDPRYREVVDELNELTELDGAPTAAADDTLLAPPLPEDTDVRRERELAARRARRRAEREDRRRARSGESLRRADLRPRPSTDTTQLIEPGALALPGEPGPGGDHGNDDAARDHAGSHAARDHAADDRSATTPVPTRPATRTPLRVRRPRAEDESASTAVLQPTGTAVGHEASFFSGSKEAEERAEAFSGPAQEVLEEREAVAERKREDSRGRGAVHGKDAAPDDADGPA encoded by the coding sequence ATGAGGTCTGCCGAGCTCCAAGAGACTGCCGAGATCGCCGTCGAGTGGCTGTCCGTCGCCTTGTGGGTGGCCGGTGGCGTGATCGCCGGGCTCCTGGCCAGCTACGTGGTCACGGGGACCATGCGGGTCGTCGCCAGGCGCCGGCCGGTAGCCGGCGTGCTGGTGCGGCGTGGCCGACGGCCCCTGCAGGCGATCCTGGTGGTGATCGGCGCGTGGACCGGCCTCGTCCTTGCCACCCCCGTCCCGCGGGGGATCGTCGAGCCAACCTGGCGTACGTTCGCCCAGCACGCCCTGCTGATCGTCCTGATCGCCGCGGTCACCTGGTTCGTCGCCGCGATGGTCCGCGTGGTGGAGGACGCCGCGCTCGCCCGCATCGCCCGCACGGGCGCCACCACCCGGGCACGCCGGGTCCAGACCCAGGCGCAGGTCCTGCGGCGGGTGGGGGTCGCCGTCATCGTCGTCGTGGGGATCGCGGCGGCACTGCTCACCTTCGAGGGGGCCCGGACCGCCGGCGCCAGCCTGCTGGCCTCCGCCGGTCTGCTCTCGGTGGTGGCCGGCCTGGCCGCGCAGACCACGCTCGGCAACGTCTTCGCGGGACTTCAGCTCGCTTTCACCGACGCGATCCGGGTGGACGACATCGTCATCGTCCAGGGGCAGTTCGGCTACATCGAGGAGATCACGCTGACCTACGTGGTGGTTCGGCTCTGGGACGACCGGCGGATGATCATGCCGTCGACCGAGTTCACCACCAAGCCCTTCGAGAACTGGACGCGGCAGGCGCCGGCGCTGCTCGGCACCGTGGAGATCGAGACCGACTGGCGCGTGCCCGTCCCGGCCATGCGTGCCGAGCTCGAGCGGCTGCTGCGGCAGACGGACCTGTGGGACGAGCGGGTGGGCCTGCTCCAGGTGGACAAGGCCACCGGGGGCACGCTGACGATGCGGGCCCTCGTCTCGGGCAAGGACGCCGGCACGCTGACCGACCTGAAGTACTTCCTGCGCGAGAACCTCGTGGACTGGCTGCAGACTGTCGCCCCCTACGCCCTGCCCCGGCAGCGGTTCGAAGAGCAGGAGGTCGTGACGGTCACCGACAAGCGCTCCGACCCCCGCTACCGGGAGGTGGTCGACGAGCTGAACGAGCTCACCGAGCTGGACGGCGCGCCGACGGCCGCAGCGGACGACACCCTGCTCGCGCCGCCGCTGCCCGAGGACACCGACGTGCGGCGCGAACGTGAGCTCGCCGCCCGGCGCGCCCGGCGCCGGGCCGAGCGCGAGGACCGGCGCCGCGCCCGCTCGGGGGAGAGCCTGCGCCGGGCGGACCTGCGGCCGCGCCCCTCCACCGACACCACCCAGCTCATCGAGCCGGGCGCGCTCGCGCTGCCCGGCGAGCCGGGACCGGGCGGTGACCACGGGAACGACGACGCGGCGCGCGACCACGCCGGCAGCCACGCGGCGCGCGACCACGCGGCCGACGACCGCTCGGCCACCACACCCGTCCCCACCCGCCCGGCCACCCGGACACCGCTGCGTGTCCGCCGGCCCCGCGCCGAGGACGAGTCGGCGAGCACCGCCGTGCTGCAGCCCACCGGCACGGCCGTCGGGCACGAGGCGAGCTTCTTCAGCGGCTCGAAAGAGGCCGAGGAGCGGGCGGAGGCGTTCAGCGGTCCGGCCCAGGAGGTGCTCGAGGAGCGCGAGGCCGTGGCCGAGCGCAAACGGGAGGACAGCCGGGGGCGCGGGGCGGTCCACGGCAAGGACGCGGCGCCGGACGACGCAGACGGGCCGGCGTGA
- a CDS encoding GNAT family N-acetyltransferase: protein MTSPQQTTSTPPVRIIEGQAASDRAARALSSYFAELDRRLEGGFDPKLTEQVDPDDVTPPRGDFLLLTELASGTVLGCGGVRVLPNGDVELRRMWLATDARGKGLGRFLLRALENRARALGGRRVVLSINESLTEAISLYASAGYTATQPFEDNPYVTVFLGKDL, encoded by the coding sequence ATGACGAGCCCGCAGCAGACGACGAGCACGCCGCCCGTGCGCATCATCGAGGGGCAGGCGGCCAGCGACCGCGCGGCGCGCGCCCTCTCGTCCTACTTCGCCGAGCTCGACCGGCGGCTGGAGGGCGGCTTCGACCCGAAGCTGACCGAGCAGGTGGACCCCGACGACGTCACGCCCCCCAGGGGTGACTTCCTCCTGCTCACCGAGCTCGCCTCCGGCACCGTGCTCGGGTGCGGCGGGGTGCGGGTGCTCCCGAACGGCGACGTCGAGCTGCGGCGGATGTGGCTGGCGACCGACGCCCGCGGCAAGGGGCTGGGGCGCTTCCTGCTGCGCGCGCTGGAGAACCGCGCCCGGGCGCTCGGCGGGCGGCGGGTGGTGCTCAGCATCAACGAGTCGCTGACCGAGGCGATCTCGCTCTACGCGTCCGCCGGGTACACCGCCACGCAGCCGTTTGAGGACAACCCGTACGTGACGGTGTTCCTCGGCAAGGACCTCTGA
- a CDS encoding 1-phosphofructokinase family hexose kinase: protein MDGFAAPLGAAFPLVPENPPARPHGAGTPGAAPDVVAGTQQRPRICVLAPTPLLVVEIAETEGLPDRTGRQADVHMHPGGQGLWVARMAVSLGAEVTVCGPFGGEIGPLVAQMLITDKLTIHGVAYNGGNGAYVHDLRGEDRETVAHMPPFSLNRHELDDLYGTVLVDALEADVLVVTGAEPADVVPASFFGRIVRDLKQAGCTVVADLSGEAAISAAKAGPHVLKMSHEEVCAAGLAPDAEEASLLAAARKLVDRGVRAMVVSRAQESSLLVTAESVRLVEGPVMTPLDHRGAGDSMTAGLAVGLGRGLDIADAARLGAAAGALNVTRRGLGTGRRDQIERFARRITVRESP from the coding sequence ATGGACGGCTTCGCCGCGCCGCTCGGTGCGGCCTTCCCCCTCGTCCCGGAGAATCCCCCGGCCCGGCCGCACGGTGCCGGGACGCCGGGAGCGGCGCCCGACGTCGTCGCGGGGACGCAGCAGCGGCCCAGGATCTGCGTGCTCGCCCCGACCCCGCTGCTGGTCGTGGAGATCGCCGAGACCGAGGGGCTGCCGGACCGGACGGGCCGGCAGGCCGACGTGCACATGCACCCCGGCGGTCAGGGGCTGTGGGTCGCGCGGATGGCGGTGTCCCTCGGTGCCGAGGTGACGGTGTGCGGGCCGTTCGGCGGGGAGATCGGCCCGCTGGTGGCGCAGATGCTCATCACGGACAAGCTGACCATCCACGGGGTGGCCTACAACGGCGGCAACGGCGCGTACGTCCACGACCTGCGCGGCGAGGACCGCGAGACGGTCGCGCACATGCCGCCGTTCTCCCTCAACCGGCACGAGCTGGACGACCTGTATGGCACGGTGCTCGTCGACGCCCTGGAGGCGGACGTGCTGGTCGTGACCGGGGCCGAGCCGGCCGACGTCGTCCCGGCGAGCTTCTTCGGCCGCATCGTGCGGGACCTGAAGCAGGCCGGCTGCACCGTCGTGGCGGACCTGTCCGGCGAGGCCGCGATATCCGCCGCGAAGGCCGGGCCGCACGTGCTGAAGATGAGCCACGAGGAGGTGTGCGCCGCCGGCCTCGCACCCGACGCCGAGGAGGCCTCGCTGCTCGCCGCTGCGCGAAAGCTGGTGGACCGGGGGGTGCGCGCCATGGTGGTCTCCCGCGCGCAGGAGTCCTCCCTGCTGGTCACGGCCGAGAGCGTGCGCCTGGTCGAGGGGCCCGTCATGACCCCGCTCGACCACCGCGGGGCCGGTGACTCGATGACCGCCGGGCTCGCCGTCGGCCTCGGTCGCGGACTCGACATCGCCGACGCCGCCCGGCTGGGTGCGGCGGCGGGCGCCCTTAACGTCACCCGGCGCGGCCTGGGCACGGGCCGGCGGGACCAGATCGAGCGCTTCGCCCGGCGCATCACTGTGCGGGAGTCGCCGTAG
- the surE gene encoding 5'/3'-nucleotidase SurE, with product MTNDDGIASAGLTVLAEAALEAGHEVVVAAPHRQYSGASAALTAQEQDGHLVLVDERPPGLPDGVTAFGVKAAPALITFVAAFGAFGPKPDVVMSGINLGANTGRATLHSGTVGAALSASSHGIRAMAVSIASAKPQHWDTARQVSARGLHWLVEQPWHDRVLNINVPDVAPDRLRGLRAASLASFGAVQARVKEKGSGYVQLTYSGAEAEEEPGTDHYLLARGWATISMVRAPVDDETGIVLPTFDGAVAGDDAEKIHVSTGTVMSSGDDAVAGEIAEDDEESA from the coding sequence GTGACCAACGACGACGGCATCGCCTCAGCCGGGCTGACCGTCCTCGCAGAGGCCGCCCTCGAGGCGGGCCACGAGGTCGTGGTCGCGGCCCCGCACCGCCAGTACTCGGGCGCGAGCGCGGCCCTGACCGCGCAGGAGCAGGACGGGCACCTCGTGCTCGTCGACGAGCGGCCACCCGGACTGCCCGACGGCGTCACCGCCTTCGGGGTGAAGGCGGCCCCGGCGCTCATCACCTTCGTCGCGGCCTTCGGCGCGTTCGGCCCCAAGCCGGACGTGGTGATGAGCGGGATCAACCTGGGCGCCAACACCGGGCGCGCCACCCTGCACTCCGGCACGGTCGGGGCGGCGCTGTCCGCCTCCTCGCACGGCATCCGTGCGATGGCCGTCTCCATCGCGTCCGCCAAGCCGCAGCACTGGGACACCGCCCGGCAGGTCTCCGCGCGCGGGCTGCACTGGCTCGTCGAGCAGCCCTGGCACGACCGGGTCCTGAACATCAACGTCCCGGACGTCGCCCCGGACCGGCTCCGCGGCCTGCGGGCGGCCTCCCTGGCCAGCTTCGGTGCCGTCCAGGCACGGGTGAAGGAGAAGGGCAGCGGCTACGTCCAGCTGACCTACTCCGGCGCGGAGGCCGAGGAGGAGCCCGGCACCGACCACTACCTCCTCGCCCGCGGGTGGGCCACGATCTCCATGGTGCGCGCACCGGTGGACGACGAGACGGGGATCGTGCTGCCCACGTTCGACGGCGCCGTCGCCGGTGACGACGCGGAGAAGATCCACGTCAGCACCGGCACCGTGATGTCCTCCGGGGACGACGCGGTGGCCGGGGAGATCGCGGAGGACGACGAAGAGAGCGCCTGA
- a CDS encoding metallopeptidase family protein: MGLVVEMTQEAFEEAVADALDLIPEELAEKMDNVVVLVEDEPTPEQLQGDEDDLLGIYEGTPLTERDSWWAAGSLPDRITIFRGPTLRMCESADEVVEEVAITVVHEIAHHFGIDDDRLHELGWA; the protein is encoded by the coding sequence ATGGGGCTCGTGGTGGAGATGACGCAGGAGGCCTTCGAGGAGGCGGTCGCGGACGCGCTGGACCTCATCCCGGAGGAGCTGGCCGAGAAGATGGACAACGTGGTGGTGCTCGTCGAGGACGAGCCCACCCCCGAGCAGCTCCAGGGAGACGAGGACGACCTGCTGGGCATCTACGAGGGCACCCCGCTGACCGAGCGGGACTCGTGGTGGGCGGCCGGCTCGCTCCCGGACCGCATCACGATCTTCCGCGGCCCCACGCTGCGCATGTGCGAGAGCGCCGACGAGGTCGTCGAGGAGGTGGCGATCACCGTGGTGCATGAGATCGCGCACCATTTCGGGATCGACGACGATCGGCTGCACGAGCTCGGCTGGGCCTGA
- a CDS encoding ABC transporter ATP-binding protein: MGKHSTGEPDGPAAGHATTTAREHSTDVPEAARDETSRLDSAARPAGPPPDGLRRRPTPVHTPAEPAPDTIASARGLTKVYGAGDTQVRALDGVDVDLARGELTAVMGPSGSGKSTLMHCLAGLDSPTAGSVVVDGVEISRMNQRQLTKLRRTRIGFVFQAYNLVPTLTAAENIRLPLDIARRPVDHERFDAVVRAVGLQDRLHHRPSELSGGQQQRVACARALIAEPSVVFADEPTGNLDSRSAAEVLSFLRRSVDDLGHSVVMVTHEPMAAAYAHRVLFLADGRLEAQLLDPDEAAVLDALGELSVARERRRATEPA, translated from the coding sequence ATGGGCAAGCACAGCACCGGTGAGCCGGACGGTCCCGCCGCCGGGCATGCGACAACGACCGCTCGGGAGCACTCGACAGACGTCCCCGAGGCGGCCCGCGACGAGACGTCCCGGCTGGATAGTGCGGCCCGCCCGGCCGGCCCTCCTCCCGACGGGCTCCGACGCCGTCCCACCCCGGTGCACACCCCCGCCGAGCCCGCACCCGACACCATCGCTTCCGCGCGCGGCCTGACCAAGGTTTATGGCGCCGGTGACACCCAGGTGCGCGCGCTCGACGGCGTCGACGTGGACCTCGCACGCGGCGAGCTGACCGCCGTCATGGGTCCGTCCGGCTCGGGCAAGTCCACCCTCATGCACTGCCTCGCCGGCCTGGACTCCCCGACCGCCGGCTCCGTGGTGGTCGACGGCGTCGAGATCTCCCGGATGAACCAGCGCCAGCTGACCAAGCTCCGGCGCACCCGGATCGGCTTCGTGTTCCAGGCCTACAACCTCGTGCCGACGCTCACCGCCGCGGAGAACATCCGCCTCCCGCTGGACATCGCCCGCCGGCCGGTCGACCACGAGCGCTTCGACGCCGTCGTGCGCGCCGTCGGGCTGCAGGACCGGCTCCACCACCGGCCCAGCGAGCTCTCCGGCGGGCAGCAGCAGCGGGTGGCGTGCGCGCGGGCGCTCATCGCCGAGCCCTCGGTCGTCTTCGCGGACGAGCCCACCGGCAACCTCGACTCTCGCTCCGCGGCGGAGGTGCTGAGCTTCCTGCGCCGCAGCGTGGACGACCTGGGCCACTCCGTCGTCATGGTCACCCACGAGCCCATGGCCGCGGCCTATGCCCATCGGGTCCTGTTCCTGGCGGACGGCCGGCTCGAGGCCCAGCTGCTCGACCCCGACGAGGCCGCGGTGCTCGACGCACTCGGCGAGCTCAGCGTCGCCCGCGAGCGCCGGCGCGCGACCGAGCCCGCCTGA